A window of the Kineosporia corallincola genome harbors these coding sequences:
- a CDS encoding arginine repressor, which produces MSLPSQSAGRAHTKVARHRRIVELLRLNQVRSQVELAQLLNSDGVAVTQATLSRDLVELNAVKVRHADGGLIYAVPGEGGDRTPQAGVEQGALTARLARLCEELLVTAEASANLVVLHTPPGAAQFLASAIDHSVLPDVLGTIAGDDTVLVVTRDPVGGDAVASRFLALAAGTDN; this is translated from the coding sequence AGTCTGCCCAGCCAGTCGGCGGGGCGGGCCCACACCAAGGTCGCCCGGCACCGTCGCATCGTCGAGTTGCTGCGCCTGAACCAGGTGCGCTCCCAGGTCGAGCTGGCCCAGCTGCTCAACTCCGACGGGGTGGCCGTCACCCAGGCCACCCTGTCGCGTGACCTGGTCGAGCTGAACGCGGTGAAGGTGCGGCACGCCGACGGCGGGCTGATCTACGCGGTACCGGGGGAGGGCGGCGACCGCACCCCGCAGGCCGGCGTCGAGCAGGGCGCACTCACCGCCCGGCTGGCCCGGCTGTGCGAGGAACTGCTGGTCACGGCCGAGGCCTCGGCCAACCTCGTGGTGCTGCACACCCCGCCGGGAGCCGCTCAGTTCCTGGCCTCGGCCATCGACCACTCGGTGCTGCCCGACGTGCTCGGCACCATCGCGGGTGACGACACGGTGCTGGTGGTGACCCGCGACCCGGTGGGCGGCGACGCGGTCGCGAGCCGTTTCCTGGCGCTGGCCGCCGGCACCGACAACTAA
- the argH gene encoding argininosuccinate lyase, with product MTAEPKVLWGSRFSAGPADAMFALSVSTHFDWRLARYDLAGSRAHARALNRAGLLTDDDLAGLLAGIDGLDADVVSGAVTPAAQDEDVHSALERILIERLGPELGGRLRAGRSRNDQIATLLRMFLRDHARIVAGLLLDLAEALAAQAAAHPTAPMPGRTHMQHAQPVLLAHHLLARAWPLLRDVDRLRDFDRRAAVSPYGSGALAGSTLGLDPEAVAADLGFSSSVPNSLDGTASRDLGAEFAFVAAMIGVDISGLAEDVIIWATKEFSFVTLDDAWSTGSSIMPQKKNPDVAELTRGKAGRLIGDLAGLMGTLKALPLAYNRDLQEDKEPVFDAADTLEVVLPALAGLVSTLVFHTERMAELAPQGFALATDIAEWLVRQRVPFRDAHEIAGACVQRCEQRAAAEGRPVELWDLTDDDLAAVSPHLTPAVREVLNLEGALSSRDGRGGTSPRRVAEQMAELAGEIKVLRDWAREGSTN from the coding sequence GTGACCGCCGAGCCCAAGGTCCTGTGGGGTTCACGTTTCAGCGCCGGCCCGGCCGACGCGATGTTCGCCCTGTCCGTGTCGACCCACTTCGACTGGCGGCTGGCCCGGTACGACCTGGCCGGGTCCCGGGCGCACGCACGGGCGCTGAACCGGGCCGGTCTGCTCACGGACGACGACCTGGCGGGCCTGCTCGCCGGCATCGACGGGCTGGACGCCGACGTGGTCTCCGGTGCGGTCACCCCCGCCGCGCAGGACGAGGACGTGCACTCCGCCCTGGAGCGCATCCTGATCGAGCGACTCGGCCCGGAACTGGGCGGACGGCTGCGGGCGGGGCGCTCGCGCAACGACCAGATCGCCACCCTGCTGCGGATGTTCCTGCGCGACCACGCGCGGATCGTGGCCGGTCTGCTGCTCGACCTGGCCGAGGCGCTGGCCGCCCAGGCCGCCGCGCACCCCACCGCCCCGATGCCCGGCCGCACCCACATGCAGCACGCCCAGCCGGTGCTGCTGGCCCACCACCTGCTGGCCCGCGCCTGGCCGCTGCTGCGCGACGTGGACCGGCTGCGCGACTTCGACCGCCGCGCCGCGGTCTCGCCCTACGGCTCCGGCGCCCTGGCCGGCTCCACGCTCGGCCTCGACCCCGAGGCCGTGGCCGCCGACCTGGGCTTCAGCTCGTCGGTTCCGAACTCCCTGGACGGCACGGCCTCTCGTGACCTGGGCGCCGAATTCGCCTTCGTGGCAGCGATGATCGGTGTCGACATCTCCGGACTGGCCGAGGACGTGATCATCTGGGCGACCAAGGAGTTCTCCTTCGTCACCCTCGACGACGCCTGGTCCACCGGGTCGAGCATCATGCCGCAGAAGAAGAACCCCGACGTGGCCGAGCTGACCCGGGGCAAGGCCGGCCGGCTGATCGGTGACCTGGCCGGGCTGATGGGCACGCTGAAGGCCCTGCCGCTGGCCTACAACCGCGACCTCCAGGAAGACAAGGAGCCGGTGTTCGACGCGGCCGACACGCTGGAGGTCGTTCTGCCCGCGCTCGCGGGACTGGTGTCCACCCTGGTGTTCCACACCGAGCGGATGGCCGAGCTGGCGCCGCAGGGCTTCGCGCTCGCCACCGACATCGCCGAGTGGCTGGTGCGGCAGCGGGTGCCGTTCCGCGACGCGCACGAGATCGCCGGGGCCTGCGTGCAGCGCTGTGAGCAGCGGGCCGCGGCCGAGGGCCGCCCGGTGGAGCTGTGGGACCTGACCGACGACGACCTGGCCGCCGTCTCGCCGCACCTGACCCCCGCCGTGCGTGAGGTGCTGAACCTGGAGGGCGCGCTCAGCTCGCGCGACGGCCGGGGCGGCACCTCACCGCGCCGGGTGGCCGAGCAGATGGCCGAGCTGGCGGGCGAGATCAAGGTGCTGCGCGACTGGGCCCGGGAGGGTTCCACGAACTGA